The window CGGTCGATTAACGGATACAGCTCCGGCAGATTATTCATCCAGGTGTCGCCATCCAGACGGCTGACAATAAATTCACCCTGCAATTGCTGTAACGCCTGTGCCAGTGGTTTTTCCATCTGCTGCGCCAGTGCCGGTAAATTATTATTAATGCGGGTGTAATAGCGGTAATGAATGTCGTAACCCAGCGTCTGTAATTGCTCGCCATAACTGAGCGGATTATAGGGTTCGCCGGCAAATACCGGCCCCGGCATACCGCCCTGCTCGTCGGCCAGGCGCAAACGGTACGGGCCGTAGGTATTAAAATTAATCGGCCCGTAAATACGCTCCGCTCCCTGCTCGGCGGCCCAGCGTTCAAAGCGGGCGAATAAATCCCGCTGCGCATTCAGTACCGCGTCGGTGTCGCCGCTGTTTTCCCAGAAACCGAAATAGGCAACGGCTTCATCATTAATACGCTGCTCGGGATTAAAAAAACCGGCTAAACGACAACCTTCTGCGGTTTCTGCCCAGGCACGGCCAGTGCGGAAATAATCATTTGCCGTACTGAACTGACGGCGCACTGCGGCTTCGTCTTCACCCAGCCAGAAGGCATCGTCGCTGTAACGCTCACGGGCAATGCGGAAAAACTCATCACTCAGGTGCGGAATGCTGCTCATGCCACCGACTCCTCGGCCGCAGCCATCGTATCAGCAGCATTAAATTCCAGCCGTTCTACACGGCCACTGGAACCATCCATGCGCACCAGCTCCTGGTCTGCCAGTAATTTGGTTAACCCCGGAATACCCACCACCGCAGGAATTCCCAGCTCACGGGCCACCACCGCCGAGTGGCTGAGGGTAGAACCACGCTCCACAAGAATACCGCCAGCGGTTGGGAATAACGGTGCCCAGCCCGGATCGGTACGCACGGTACAGAGAATCTGACCATTTAAATTCAGCTCATCGTCCGGTGAAAAAATCAGCCGCACTTTCTGCTCAACAATACCCGGATAACAACCAGTGCCCTGCAGACTGCCATCAGCAGCTGCGGTTTCTTCCTGAGCGTGCGGGTATTCAAAGCGATTATTGCAATACAAAGGTCCGCGGGTGTGGAAATGATGCGGTGGTTCGTCCGCTGCGTAAGACGCAAACTCCGCACGACGGATTGCCACCAGCGGTTTTAAATCAGCAGTCACCGAGCGGCCATCGGCATAGGCGTAGATTTCTTCCAGAGTCAGATAAAAAATATCCCCGGCCTGCTCAAGTTGCGAATAAAACACCAGCTGCTCACCGAGCTGACGGAAAATATCGCGGTACAGTCCAAACATCCGGGTACGCGCCAGACGCATATTTTCGCGGTTGCGGATGGCATCGCGCAGGCGGCTTAAATCACGCTGGAATTTTTTTAAGCCACGGCGACCAAATTGCTTCTGCAACGCCGGCAATACCGCCTGCTCTGCTTCGGCACGGAAACGGGCTTCGTTTTCGGCCAGCGTTGCCAGGGTCAGATCGTCACGGCTTAAAAAGTTTTTCAGCACCGCAAACATAAAGGATGCGTCCTGACGCAACGTTACCGACTCCAGCTTCAGCTCGCCCATGGTGCGGTCGCCGTACAGTTCAATGTACTGCAGACAGCGGCTGTGGAAATCCGGAAATTTTAATTGCAGCAGAACCAGAAGCTGATCGTTTGGCTGATCTTTTAAGCACGCCAGCAATTCCGGCTGTGTGCGCGCTTCATCGCATAAACGCAGCAGGAATTTGGTAGGTTCAGTACTTTCGATGCCTTCTTCACCGGACAGCAGGTTGTTCTGCACCAGTGCCGGATTTTCTACGCCGAGTTTTTCCAGCCAGCGGTGCACCTTGCCATTCATCATCATTACGTAAAAATCGTTAACGATGGGCGTGGTCCAGTTATTCAGCAGGGTTTTATCCAGGGTACGGCTGAGGCTGATTAATGCATCCATGCTCAGGCTGTGCAGTTTATTACGCTCGACCCGGGCATATTCAGCGGCAAAGTGCGCGCGGAATTCGGCAACCAGATCATCCATACGGCGGAAACGGCTGAGCATGGCAAACAAGGCGCGCAACATCTGCGGCAGGCGTGCCAGTTTTTCGCGGCCACTCAGTTCACGGTCCTGAATCAGATCCACCGGATCGGTCAGGCCCATCATGCGTTCCATATCGGCTTTATTGGTACGGAAAGATGGCAGGAATAATAACCCGCGATACCAGTTATTAATGTTGTAATACACCCGGCCACGAATCAGGCCGAGCATATTTTCCAGCATATCCTGATGCTGCTGTACGACATTTTCACGCACACCCAATAAACGCAGGGTTTGCTCGTAAACGGTTTTATAAGCGCGGTTAGCAAAGCTGAAGGTCAGCGGTGTGGTTACCCCACAATAGGATTCCTGAATATTGGAATTATCCCAGACCTGCAAACGGTCGGTGTCGGGGTTCTGTTCCGGTAAACGCGTCACCGGACGTGCCTGCAGAATATAAAACGCACCGTCTTTCAGACACCATTCAATATCCTGCGGTGCGCAATAGGCTTCCGCAATGCGGCGTCCCAGATCACGCAGGGCAAAAATCTGCGTGTCGGTTAAACAGGCAACCGTACGTTTATCGGCGGCCACTTCGTGTTCGCGGGTGCCGCCCTGTTCAGCATCCTGCACCAGACACAGGTCTTTATCGTTGACCTGTACGCTGAGTTCATTGCTGTTTAAACGCACACTGATTTCATCGGCATTGCAATGGCCGGAAACAAGACCTTCACCACAACCCCAGGTAGCCGAAATAAAAGCTTCGCCGCGATCGCCGTTAACCGGATTGGCAGTGAACATCACCCCGGCCACATCGGCATCAATCATGCGCTGAATAATCACTGCGGCATTAATATCGGTCAGGCCCAGACCTTTCTGGATGCGATAAGCCAGAGCACGGGCATTAAAGGCACTCTGCATCACGGTAATAATGGCCGCGGCAATCTGCTCTTCACCACGCTGATATAAGCAGCTGTCCATCTGTCCGGCAAAAGACGCACCTTCAGCATCTTCACCCACCACCGATGAGCGCACCGCCCACCAGCCATGTGCCAATGCATCGCTGCCAATGGCTGTGCGCACGTCGTCGGTAATGGCAACTAATAAACCGCCATCGCGGATTTTCTGCTGAATCCCCTGGGCAACCTGCTCCAGCGCACTGCTTTCGGGTTTATCGCCCAGTGACGCCAGTTCGGTTTCGATCCACTGCTCAAGATTCAGCGAGCGTAACTGTGCACGGAAAGCCGCAACGGGTACCACCCACCATTGCGGCACCTGAAGACTATTAATGGCCAGAGTCTGGCGGCTTAAAAATGCCAGGTTAAAGGCTTTGCCACCGATCTGATCAGCACTCAGCGCTGCGGCCTGCAGCGCATCCAGACAATAATTAGCCGGGCTGTTTACAGTGTCTTTTTTCACAGGCTTTGATCTCCGTTTTCCAGACGCTGAATTTCCAGATCCAGAAGACGACGGAAGGTACGCACCACCCGCTCCATAAACGGATAATGACGGAAGGTATGTGCCATCACATACATAGGTACACGGTTAACAACCAGATCCCACAGTGTCAGGGTAAAGCCGTAACGCCATTGTGCGGCATCCAGCGTAACGCCGGCAGCCTGCTCCAGCTGTACACGGTGACGCTCAATTAAAGTTTCCACCAGCTGCGGATCAAAATCCGGATTCAGGGTAAATACCAGCAATTCAGCCAGATCGTGTTGCGGTGCCTGAACGGTCGCCAGTTCCCAGTCGTAAGCGCAGAGTGTCAGTTCACTACCCTGACGACGGAAGGCAATATTGCGCGGATTAAAATCGTTATGGATCAGGGTTTTCGGTAAGGCATCCAGCTGCGGATACCACTGCTCCATGCTGTACACGCGATCGCGGAAGCGCTCCATATCACCAGCACTGAACCATTCCGGGAATTCCTGCTGGGCGTGAGCACCAAGCATTTCCCACAGGCGGGTTTTTTCCAGCATATTGGCGGTATTCGGTGCGTCGCAGATCCAGTCCTGCGTCAGCAGCTCATCTTCGCGGTTCAGCCAGATACTGTGCACCTGAGCAATGCCATCCACGGCGGCATTAAAGTGTTCGGTCGTCCAGCCGGAAGTGTCGTCAGCGGAATCCATTAATTCCAGACCGTCGAGATATTCCTGCACCAGTACATAGGCTTCGCGTGAGGCATCCGCCCAGGCCATATAGGTGGTCGGAGCAACGCGGCGGAAACGTTCATCCTGCTGTGCCATCACTTCCAGTTCACGCACATGACAGCCACGGAAACCAACATGCTTGCGGAATTCGTTATAGGCGTGCGCCAGACGGGCATCACACATCGACGCCATAGAATTCAGCATCAGAATAACTTCGTCATCCAGAGGCTTTACTTTGACCATCACATCCAGCGGCTGATCGGCATCGTCCAGCGTCAGGCGGAACGGATAATGGCCAACCAGTTTATTGATTTTATGCGCCGTCAGTTCGGTAATAATACTGCTGCCTTTACCCGACAGGCTCAGGCTCTGCTGCGCACTGACCTGCACGTTGCGGTTTAACCCCTGAGATAATGCGCGGCTGAAAAACTCCGGATTTAAATCACCCAGCTTTAACCATTCTACCGGGCGGTTGCGGCCGAGTTTTTCGTGAGCGCGGGCAAACTGATCGCTGGCAATGGCCGACAGCGTGGATAAATCCAGCGCCAGACAGTAACCGGCTATCACTTCGGCCAGTTTATGCGCACAGCCGGGGCCCGCGCAGCCAATCATCTGCAGGCATTCTTTCTGCTGCGGCAGACTGGTGCCGCCGCCGACCGTACCGACTACCAGACTTGGCAGACGCAGCGTGGCATAAATCGCATTATCATCGGTCATTTCCATATGCAGCTGGCCGATGGCCGACTCGTGTACACAGGCAATGTCCTGACCGGTGGCGGTAAACATCGCACCGATCACGTTGGCGATATTAATATTCAGACCGACCATACCGGCTGCAATACTGCCGCCAACAAAATGGTTATAGGCGGTAAACAGTTCGCGCGCGCTGACTTTTAATACCTTACGGCAGACGTCATCGCTGAGTACGGCTTCTGCCAATACGCGTACACCACGACCACGCAGGAAAGAGTTATAGGTAACTTTTTTATCGTTCGAGAGGTTGGCCTCAACCATAAAGTTTTCGAACTCAATGCCTTCAAAAGCACGCATTTCGGCCAGAATCCACTGGCACGCCTGCCAGGTGCAGGTGGTGGTCATATTCTGACCCGCAGCATCACCGGTTTCATACACAAACTGTACGTGCACCGTGCGGCCCATTAATTCAGTATGCACTTCCACCAGATTGGCGTAGTTCGAATATTTACGGGTTTGGGCGGCAATTTCGTGCTGATGGTCTTTTACCCATTCGGCAAAAAATAACGCCGAAGATAAATCGCTTAATACGAATACCGGTACGCGCAGCATACGCTGACCCAGAACCCGCACATTCACACCACCGGCACGGGAAATCGCTGTGGCACCACGGGTAGCCGAAGCCACCAGAGCACCTTCAGAGGTTGCCATCGGCGCGTAAAATAAACCGTTCGCGTGTTCACCCCGAATATGCAATGGCCCGGCAACACCTACCGGTATTTCGACCGTACCGATTAACGCTTCAATATTACTGACCAGCGCTTTCGGATCGAGAGTAATATCCGCTACCCGCTCCATCGCGGCACCGGTTTCTGCGCGGACAAAACCCAGACGCTCCTGACGGGCCTCTTCGGTGTATAAACCACGCGCCGGTACTTTCGGCAACGTCAGTTCGTCGTATAAACGACCATCATCTTCTGCCGCACGCTGACGCAGGGCATAACTGATCTGCCACAGCTGACGGCTGTTTTCGGCAGCGTTTTCACCATCGGTATCGTTACGCAGTACCAGACGCCATAATTTAGAATTCTGCGCGACCTCCAGTTTGCTGATGATTAAATCGCGCAGCACATATTCTTTGTCGGCCAGAACCAGAGTCACCGTGGTAAAGGCAGCATCCAGCTGCCATTGTTCGCAGGGCTCGGCCAGCACGCATAAATGGCTTTTGGAAACATCCACGGCTTCGGCATTGCGCCAGTTATCACCGCACTGCAGACTTACGCTGGCGTTCTGTTCAGGGCTGAATTCATAACGGGCTTGAGTAGTATAAACGCGGGCCTTTTTCATACGGCAGCTCCCAGCAGGTGAATGTTTAATGCAGCGGCGATAATCACCACCAGATAGCCCAGCAACATCGTCAGGGCGACGGCTTTCTCGTTATTTTCACGGCCGCTTTCATGGGGGGATTGTTTGAATTTGAAAACAGCTTTAAGAGCCAGTACCAGAACCAGTACCAGCAATACGGCATAAACCACTAATACTGCGACATCCAGCAGCCACAGTAATACCAGCTGGTTCACCACCATGGCGCAGACCAGCGCAATGACCAGATTAGCGGCACCCTGCACGCCAAGGATGCGCGAGTAAGAATCGACCGTTTCGCGCTCTTCTTCCGGGCCACGGGTTTTACGGGTAATTTCAAAACAGAAGCCGCTGATAAACGCCAGGCTCATCATCGCCATTAAAGGTGCAGAATTCAGTAGCTGCATTACCGGCAGTTGTGGTTGTGCCATCGCCGCCAGCCAGAGCACGATCAGCGGCATAATCGCCATATGGCTCAGGGCATACAACAGCAAACGTTTTTCCAGCCAGGCGCCACAAAAAAATTCGGCGCCCATTAAACACAGGTAAACAAACATTACGGCCCAGACGATCAGGGTATCGGTACCCAGAAACAGGCTCCACAGCAGCTGGGCAATTACCGCAATAATGCCCAGACCTTTCAGGTGCGTCAGAGTAATGCGGCCACTCTGCAGTACGCGTTGCGGGTGATTTTTAACATCCAGCTCGTAATCTTTATGTTCATCAAAAATACGGATGGTTAAAAACAACGACCAGGTAACCAGACAGGCAACAATATCACTCCAGTTAAAAAACCATTCGCCCTGACTGGCGCGAACAACACTGGCAGTGACCAGATAAAGAATAAAAAACAGCAAGGCATTGGCGAACGGAAAACGTTCGTCCATCCAGGCGCGGATACGGCGCAGCAACGGCTCGCCGGCGATAACAGCAGAGTTAGTCATAGAGAGGTCTCATTAATTGAATAAATCAGAAAAATTCAGTCGCGATCCAACAGCATCAGCAACAAAGGTAAAAGAATAAGATCGGCCAGTAAGGCGACAATAACCGTCAGAGCCATCAGCCCACCCATGCCCCAGGTCGGCGAAAAAGGTGACAACAGCAACAGTGCAAAACCGGCGGCCAGTACCAGGCTGGTAATAATCATGGCCACGCCAACGGTAGAAAATGCGTATTCGATGGCCGCTTCGGTGCTTTCACCTCTGGCCCTGGCGCTGCGGTACTTGGCAAGAAAATGCACGGTGTCATCAACCACCAGACCAAGACTCATACAGGCAACAATACTCAGCCCCAGATCAACATGGCCGCTGATATAACCCCAGATACCGTAAGCCAGCAGTGCCGGCAGTAAATTCGGCACCAGGCTGATCAACCCGAGACGTACCGAACGCAGTACCAGCATCATGACCGCCGAAATTAATACCAGCGCCAGTAATGTGCCCTGAAACAGGCTGATGCTGTTACGGTCAGAAATCTGGGCGAACACCATATCCAGACCACTGCCCGGAGCAATACTCAGCGCCGGAGTATGTTCTGCCGCCCAGTCGAGCAGAGCCTGATCAAAGGCCACTAATTCACGTGAGGTACGCTTGAATAAATGCACGGTAAAACGGCTGGCGGTCTGATCAATAGTAAGACGCTCATTCAGACCCATACCAAAAGGCAGCGACATTTCGTACAACAGCATTGCCTGAGCGACCTGCTCATCGGAAGCGGGAATGCGGTAGTAATCTTTATCACCATCATGCAGCGCCTGATTCAGTGTCAGTAATGGCTGATGCAGACTGTCAACAAAACCGACTTCAGCAAAGGTTTCCAGATGCTCAGCCAGTTGCTGCAACTGTTGCATAGGCTCGGTACGGTACAGCGAGCCACCATCCTGTGCCGCAATGCGGTACTGAATAAAATTAACGCCGTTAAGTTTATCGTTCTGCAGATCCAGTGCCTGGCGAACCGCAAAGGATTCATCGTAATACTGATGCCACTGCTCATTGAATTTCAGCTGACTGACACCGGCTGCCAGTATCGCTGACACAATGACCGCCCCCAGCAGTAACGCCCGCGGATGCGGCTGCAATACCCGCTGCCAGAATGTGAGCAATAAGCCACTGAGCCATTGTCCGGGATGCGCCAGCGTCCGGCCCGGCTGTATTTTTGGCTGTGGTAAAACACGCAGTGCGGCAATAAACAGAGTCAGACTCAGCACCGCAGCTAACAGTGCGGCAAAAGCGACTAAATTGCCCAGGTCGCGATATGGCGGAGACTCGCTGAAATTCAGGCACAACAAACCAAGCGCAGTAGTAATCGAAGTAATCCACACCGGGCGGATATTGGATTTAACCGCTTCCGCCAGTGCAGGTACTTTGCTCATACCGGCACGCAGCCCATGCTGATAGGTCGCCAGAATATGCAGGCAGTCAGCAATTACGATAATCATAATCATCGATGGCACCACACCCACCACCGGAGTCAGGCGTGCCGTGGTCAGTCCCAGCGCACCGGCCCACCCCAGAGCACCAAAGGTCGCCATTACACTCAGCAACGTCAGGGTTAATGCCAGAAAAGTACCGGCGAGAGAGCGGGTCAGAAAAAAGATACCAGCGAAAATCAGCAGATAACTGGCCGGAATCAAGGCTTCCATATCGCGCTCTACGGCTTCAGCCAGCGCCAGATTAATAATCGCCGAACCAAACAACTGTACATTCAGATGTTGCAGGTCAGTTTCAGCGAGTAATTTACGGGTATAGGCGACCAGTTCGGCGGTTGCTTTTTCGTCACCGTCCGGCAATGAAAGGCTGACAATAATTAATGCCAGATCGCCGTCTTTATTGACCAGACGATTCAGCAGATCGGGTTGAGTCCGGATATATTCCAACTCCCCCGAAATATCCCAAGCAGACGCTTGCTCAGGCCGATAAAAATCATCGATATTAATATTATCATCAGCAGACTGAATACGCTGATAATTGGTAAGGGAATCCACCCGGCGGGCGTAGGGAATTTCCCAGGCGACCTGGGTAAGTTGTGCAATTTCATTTAACGCACGGGGATCAAGCACAGTGGCCGACGATGATGGCTGCAACAGAAAGGTCAGCGTATCCTGTTTATTAAAATCCTTTTCAAGCTGCTCAAAGCTCAGCAGCTGCGGATTATCAGCACTGAAATAAACCCGGAAGTCTGATACAAATGACAGCTTTGTCGCCCCTGCTGTCAAACTTATTATTAGTATTATGGCGGCAACAATAACCAGCCACGGATAACGCAGTGAGAATGACACGATAAAATCCTTTTAGCCTTGCTAAAAAAAACTGGCACATCGTTTGCCATCAGCGGCTTTAGAATAATCGTTGTAACAATGCCCGGAACGGCCGCGGATATTACCCAGAGCATTCCCTTAAGGCCAGAGACAAGAACAGAAAAAATAAGAATTAATGCAACTTATCCGACAATTTTTCCCTGAGGACAAAGAGCATCCGGAATGCAATCACGCATCCGGACAATATTGCTCACCAATCAGGACAACTGCGCAATACTCCAGACCTTGTTAACAAATATATAAATATAATAATAAAGAATTATATAAACAGATCCGGGATAGATAATTGCAGCAAAACGGGCCGCAGGAAACTTTTGGATAAATTCAGGTTTACCGGCCAGTTGCAGAACCGGTAAAAAAAAGCCGCAGCCGGAAAATTCCGCCTGCGGCTTTAATAATAACCGGCAGTATCAGTGAACAGCGGCTTCAGCAGCAGAAGCCTGCTTATCCGCCGGACGAATGCCAAGCGAGGCAAGGGCAGCAACCATCAGTGCCAGACCAAGTACAAAGAAGGCTTCGTTATAGGACATAACCATGGCCTGTTGCGTCACTTCCTGCATCAACAGGCCATAACTCTGCTCAGCAGCACCACCGCCACTTTCCAGCGCACCACCGAGCAGGCGCATATACTCAATGACGTTCTGACTGCCACTGACCAGCGTCTGTTTAAGCTCAGCCAGATGGTAATCGGTGCGCTCTGACAGCAGGGTTGCCAGCAAAGCAATGCCCACAGCACCACCCAGGTTACGCATGACGTTAAACAGGGTCGAGGCTGACGGTGCATCTTTGGGATCGAGATTCTGCGACGACATTATCGACAGTGGCACCATAATAAAAGGCTGCCCCAAAGCACGGACCAACAGTGCCGGAATAAGATACGAGCCATTAAAGTCGATACTCATATGCATATTCATCCACATACTGCCGCCGACCACAAAGAAGCCGAACGCTACCAGATATTTGGCGTCAATAAATTTCAGCAAACGGGGAATCAGCGGAAAGAAAGGCAACTGTGGAAAACCGACCCACATTAATACCAGACCAATATCCAGCGCCGTATAGTCATGTACCGATGCCAGATATAACGGCACCAGATACACCGAGCCGAATAAACCCGCCCCCAGAACAAAGTACGCCACACAGGCGAGGGAAAAATCCAGGCTGCGGAACAGGCGCAGATCCACCAGCGGATGCTCCGTAGTCAGCTGCTTACGCACAAACAGCAACAGACTCAGCCCCGACACCAGTGCCAGCCAGCGGATATATTCGGCGTCAAACCAATCGTCGCGCGCGCCTTCTTCCAGCATGATCTCCAGACAGCCAAGACCAAGCGCCATGGTCACCATGCCGAACAGATCGATTCTTTTAAGCTGTTCCGGGTCGCCTTCTTCTTTATCCAGACCCGCTGCCAGCAACATTAATACAGCAATACCGGGAATAACGTTCAGATAGAAGATGTAGTGCCAGCTGAAGGCTTCCGTCAGCCAGCCCCCCAGCGTCGGACCAATGGTTGGTGCGAAGGTCGCGGTAACACCAAACAACGCCATACCCACAGGGCGCTTATCCAGCGGCAGCAGGGTAATAATCAGGGTAAAGGCCATCGGAATCAGCGCGCCGCCACTGAATCCCTGCACGGCACGGAAGACAATCATCGACTCCAGATTCCAGGCAAAGGAACAGGCCAGCGAGGCAACAATAAAGATGGCACCATTCCACAGCAGATAACGGCGCGGCGATAACCAGGCAGCAAAGAAACCACAGAGCGGAATAGCGATCATTTCGGCGACCAGATACGAGGTCGCAATCCAGGAAGATTCTTCCAGCGTCGCGCCCAGCGCCGCCTGAATATCTTTCAGCGATGAGTTGGTAATCTGGATATCGAGAATGGCCATAAAGGCGCCCAGCAGAGCGCCACTGATGGCCAGCCAGTGCTTGGGAAAGCGCTCGCTCATTCAGTAAAAACCGTCACTTCCAGCGACATGCCCGGACGTACCGCGCTCAGATCCTGATCGTCATCAAACAGAATTTTTACCGGTAAACGCTGAATCACCTTGGTGAAATTGCCGGTGGCATTTTGTGGCGGCAGCAACGCAAATTCAGAGCCGGTGGCGGCAAAGAAGCTGTCGATATGGCCTTTCAGTACTTTGCCACCCAACGCATCCACGTGAATATCAACGGCCTGACCCACCGCCATAGCGGCAACCTGGGTTTCTTTAAAATTGGCGTAAACCCAGATCGGTTCAGTCACCAGACTGAGGAGGCGCACACCCGGCTCAACACTCTGCCCCACCTGCACCTGACGGCTGGTTACAACCCCCGCACGCGGCGCACGTATAGTGGTGTAGTCCAGCTCCAGCTGCGCGCGCTGTACCGCCGCCGCAGCCTTGGCCACATCAGCAGCCAGCTGTGGCTTCTCACCACTCAGTGTCACCAGATTGGCCTGCTGTGCCGCCAGCTGAGCCTTGGCCTGATTTAATCGTGCCTGCGCGGCGGCTTTGTTCAGCTCTGCGGCATCCAAATCATCCTGCGACACATATTGTTTGCCCATTAACTGCAACAAACGATCAGCCTGCTGCACCGTACGGCGCCATTCGGCATCGGCGGCAGCCACGCTGGCACGGGCGGCGACAATCTGTGACTGCTGGGCGTTTTCACGGTCGGCCAGATGCACCAGACGCGCTTCTGCCTCGGCCTGCACCGCCTCAGCCTCAGCCAGTTTCGCCTGATACAACGCCGGGTCCAGCTGCAACAGCACATCACCTTCGGCTACCAGACGGTTGGCCGGTGCGGGGGTCGCTGTTACCGTCCCCGGAATACGGCTCATAACCGGCACAATATCGGCCTTCACATAAGCATTATCGGTATCTTCACGGCCCTGATGCCACCACCACCAATAACCACCGGCCAGCAACAAAGCTACGACCAGAATGCTGATTTTCTGTTGTTTGGACATAAAAAACCTGAAAAATGGGCTACGAAAATCGTACCAGTCTAACGGTAATGTGTTCAGTGTAAACAGAGGTTTTGTAGCCAAACTGTTCCATTATCAGAACAGATTCTGGCCGATTAGACACCTTCAGAGGTTAAATGAGACATAGCATGACCTGCACCAGCCAGATAAGCGCCAGGCCGAAGCCAGAGCATACAAAGACAATATGGCGGCAACCCCGAATATATACCGCTCACAGTCTCCCACGATTGATCAGACTAAAGAGCACGATATCGCAACCACGGCCTGCATCGGTTCTATAGCATTCCGGTCGGCGGCTAAAACAAATACTCCAAACCGGCCATCAACACATCCACCGGATTGCGCTGGCCATTTTCCTGATAAAAAGACAGATAAGCAGACAACCGATAAGTAAGATAGGTGCCGCCCTGCAAAGCAACGCCCTGATTAACGCCACGGGAATATTCAGCCTTCAGGTAGGAATAACGATTGGGATACCAGGTTGCATAGTAACGCCAGAGCTCTTCGTCAGAGGATCGCTTTACAGAGGTTTTTGCATTCAGAAGGCCCGGAAAGTCATCGGAGGCAGGGTCAATCAGACCATTGAAATAATTAAGGTCTGAGATCTCTTCACTAACATCAGCAGTGGCCCAAGCCATACCCGCCGATAAATATGAGCCATCCGGCATGCGGTCGGTATACATCATTGCTAATTCATCTGACGTTCGGCCTGCGACAGACTGAAGATAATAGTGATTACCGACTGTCGGAAACTTATATGGCATAGACAAGCTTTCAGCGTATTTGTACCGCACCGTTGAATCATTATCTGTACGGCTGAAACGCACAAAAAACTCATCGATATATACCCCCAGAGACTTAATATCTATCGACTGATCCGCCATCGCATCCTGACGGCCAGAGAAGTTTACC of the Thalassolituus hydrocarboniclasticus genome contains:
- a CDS encoding phosphoenolpyruvate synthase produces the protein MKKDTVNSPANYCLDALQAAALSADQIGGKAFNLAFLSRQTLAINSLQVPQWWVVPVAAFRAQLRSLNLEQWIETELASLGDKPESSALEQVAQGIQQKIRDGGLLVAITDDVRTAIGSDALAHGWWAVRSSVVGEDAEGASFAGQMDSCLYQRGEEQIAAAIITVMQSAFNARALAYRIQKGLGLTDINAAVIIQRMIDADVAGVMFTANPVNGDRGEAFISATWGCGEGLVSGHCNADEISVRLNSNELSVQVNDKDLCLVQDAEQGGTREHEVAADKRTVACLTDTQIFALRDLGRRIAEAYCAPQDIEWCLKDGAFYILQARPVTRLPEQNPDTDRLQVWDNSNIQESYCGVTTPLTFSFANRAYKTVYEQTLRLLGVRENVVQQHQDMLENMLGLIRGRVYYNINNWYRGLLFLPSFRTNKADMERMMGLTDPVDLIQDRELSGREKLARLPQMLRALFAMLSRFRRMDDLVAEFRAHFAAEYARVERNKLHSLSMDALISLSRTLDKTLLNNWTTPIVNDFYVMMMNGKVHRWLEKLGVENPALVQNNLLSGEEGIESTEPTKFLLRLCDEARTQPELLACLKDQPNDQLLVLLQLKFPDFHSRCLQYIELYGDRTMGELKLESVTLRQDASFMFAVLKNFLSRDDLTLATLAENEARFRAEAEQAVLPALQKQFGRRGLKKFQRDLSRLRDAIRNRENMRLARTRMFGLYRDIFRQLGEQLVFYSQLEQAGDIFYLTLEEIYAYADGRSVTADLKPLVAIRRAEFASYAADEPPHHFHTRGPLYCNNRFEYPHAQEETAAADGSLQGTGCYPGIVEQKVRLIFSPDDELNLNGQILCTVRTDPGWAPLFPTAGGILVERGSTLSHSAVVARELGIPAVVGIPGLTKLLADQELVRMDGSSGRVERLEFNAADTMAAAEESVA
- a CDS encoding phosphotransferase, with the translated sequence MKKARVYTTQARYEFSPEQNASVSLQCGDNWRNAEAVDVSKSHLCVLAEPCEQWQLDAAFTTVTLVLADKEYVLRDLIISKLEVAQNSKLWRLVLRNDTDGENAAENSRQLWQISYALRQRAAEDDGRLYDELTLPKVPARGLYTEEARQERLGFVRAETGAAMERVADITLDPKALVSNIEALIGTVEIPVGVAGPLHIRGEHANGLFYAPMATSEGALVASATRGATAISRAGGVNVRVLGQRMLRVPVFVLSDLSSALFFAEWVKDHQHEIAAQTRKYSNYANLVEVHTELMGRTVHVQFVYETGDAAGQNMTTTCTWQACQWILAEMRAFEGIEFENFMVEANLSNDKKVTYNSFLRGRGVRVLAEAVLSDDVCRKVLKVSARELFTAYNHFVGGSIAAGMVGLNINIANVIGAMFTATGQDIACVHESAIGQLHMEMTDDNAIYATLRLPSLVVGTVGGGTSLPQQKECLQMIGCAGPGCAHKLAEVIAGYCLALDLSTLSAIASDQFARAHEKLGRNRPVEWLKLGDLNPEFFSRALSQGLNRNVQVSAQQSLSLSGKGSSIITELTAHKINKLVGHYPFRLTLDDADQPLDVMVKVKPLDDEVILMLNSMASMCDARLAHAYNEFRKHVGFRGCHVRELEVMAQQDERFRRVAPTTYMAWADASREAYVLVQEYLDGLELMDSADDTSGWTTEHFNAAVDGIAQVHSIWLNREDELLTQDWICDAPNTANMLEKTRLWEMLGAHAQQEFPEWFSAGDMERFRDRVYSMEQWYPQLDALPKTLIHNDFNPRNIAFRRQGSELTLCAYDWELATVQAPQHDLAELLVFTLNPDFDPQLVETLIERHRVQLEQAAGVTLDAAQWRYGFTLTLWDLVVNRVPMYVMAHTFRHYPFMERVVRTFRRLLDLEIQRLENGDQSL
- a CDS encoding UbiA family prenyltransferase, whose amino-acid sequence is MTNSAVIAGEPLLRRIRAWMDERFPFANALLFFILYLVTASVVRASQGEWFFNWSDIVACLVTWSLFLTIRIFDEHKDYELDVKNHPQRVLQSGRITLTHLKGLGIIAVIAQLLWSLFLGTDTLIVWAVMFVYLCLMGAEFFCGAWLEKRLLLYALSHMAIMPLIVLWLAAMAQPQLPVMQLLNSAPLMAMMSLAFISGFCFEITRKTRGPEEERETVDSYSRILGVQGAANLVIALVCAMVVNQLVLLWLLDVAVLVVYAVLLVLVLVLALKAVFKFKQSPHESGRENNEKAVALTMLLGYLVVIIAAALNIHLLGAAV